One candidate division KSB1 bacterium DNA segment encodes these proteins:
- a CDS encoding CPBP family intramembrane metalloprotease, with translation MRFDIIRTIWLKELRDLFRDKRTLFVTLILPLLLYPLLLVGVSLLTISQMGKLERQQSRVVVVGGEAAPALCARIDTMSGVRLVEDADWEAGIPANRVDAALRIPPGFDDSVFFHRHTQVELFHNSSRDVSVRAKERLTRAVAAYREDVVRSRLVELRADTTLLEPFGISQNNLATAEQKQGTEVGKLLGYLLIIMTLAGAFYPAIDLTAGEKERGTMETLLVSPAARSEIVFGKFLATVTMSMTTATLNIASIGATMLYAVSVMGKSASAFPEIVINPASLLMAIGLILPLSVMFSAICMAMAVGARSYKEGQSLLTPLYSIVLLPAMFSLLPGTEMSPRLAAIPIVNISLLIKEYMAGNYLWQETAIAFASTSMLAVAALFWAVSQFRQESVLFRHSEAVRWSPFRGPSKLAQAADALPTAGTAAMLVAVELILLFAISGMAAERLMLRSILISQGAILIPPLYVLYRGRYNLRAVVKLVPPAPAAWPAVVLTIAGGWLISVQLASLQNVVMPFPPEFLEHFLELFESLNAQPVFVALLLLAVLPGVVEEFLFRGLVLRALLPRFGPGGAIVFTAVAFGLLHLDPYRLLSTTFLGLLLGYMAWSTGSLFPAMLAHFANNALSFVVQKYGDAAPFLGPLDEGLTVWLPWYLLLAALAGLVVGLLWLKSIRERSVRPI, from the coding sequence ATGCGTTTCGACATCATACGCACGATTTGGCTGAAAGAGCTGCGCGATCTGTTCCGCGACAAGCGGACGCTGTTTGTCACGCTGATCCTGCCGTTGCTGCTCTATCCGTTGCTGCTGGTGGGCGTTTCCCTGCTCACGATCTCGCAGATGGGCAAGCTTGAACGTCAGCAGTCGCGGGTGGTCGTCGTCGGCGGGGAGGCGGCCCCGGCTCTGTGCGCGCGGATTGATACGATGTCAGGCGTGCGACTGGTCGAGGACGCGGACTGGGAGGCGGGAATTCCGGCGAATCGGGTAGACGCGGCGCTGCGAATTCCGCCGGGTTTCGACGACTCCGTGTTTTTCCATCGACACACGCAAGTCGAGCTCTTTCATAACAGCAGCCGCGACGTCTCGGTGCGAGCGAAAGAACGGCTGACTCGGGCCGTCGCTGCTTACCGGGAGGATGTGGTCAGAAGCCGGCTGGTGGAATTGCGCGCGGATACGACGCTGCTGGAGCCGTTCGGGATTTCGCAGAACAACCTCGCCACCGCCGAGCAGAAGCAGGGTACGGAGGTCGGGAAGTTGCTCGGTTACCTGCTAATCATCATGACGTTGGCCGGTGCATTCTATCCCGCGATTGATCTCACGGCGGGAGAAAAAGAGCGCGGCACGATGGAGACGTTACTGGTCTCCCCGGCCGCGCGTTCCGAAATCGTATTTGGCAAGTTTCTGGCGACGGTCACGATGTCGATGACCACGGCCACACTGAACATCGCGAGCATCGGCGCCACCATGCTCTACGCAGTCAGCGTGATGGGCAAGAGCGCCAGCGCCTTTCCTGAAATTGTGATCAACCCGGCCAGCTTGCTCATGGCGATCGGGTTGATCCTGCCGCTGTCGGTCATGTTCTCCGCGATCTGCATGGCCATGGCGGTGGGAGCGCGTTCCTATAAGGAAGGCCAGAGCCTGCTCACGCCGCTCTATTCGATCGTGCTGCTGCCCGCCATGTTTTCACTGTTGCCGGGTACGGAGATGTCGCCCCGGCTCGCGGCGATTCCGATTGTCAATATTTCATTGCTGATCAAAGAGTACATGGCCGGCAACTATTTGTGGCAGGAGACCGCGATTGCCTTTGCCAGTACATCGATGCTGGCGGTCGCGGCGCTGTTCTGGGCAGTCAGTCAGTTCCGGCAGGAGTCGGTGTTATTCCGGCATTCGGAAGCGGTGCGTTGGTCGCCGTTCCGGGGTCCGAGTAAGCTGGCGCAGGCGGCCGACGCGCTTCCCACGGCCGGTACGGCGGCGATGCTTGTCGCGGTCGAACTGATCCTGTTGTTCGCGATATCGGGGATGGCGGCGGAGCGACTGATGCTGCGGTCGATTCTCATCAGCCAGGGCGCGATTCTGATTCCACCGCTCTACGTGCTGTATCGCGGCCGGTACAATTTGCGCGCGGTGGTGAAGCTGGTTCCCCCTGCTCCGGCCGCGTGGCCGGCGGTGGTGTTGACGATCGCCGGCGGCTGGTTGATTTCCGTTCAGCTGGCGTCGCTGCAGAATGTGGTGATGCCATTTCCGCCGGAGTTTCTCGAGCACTTTCTGGAGCTATTTGAGTCGCTGAACGCTCAGCCCGTGTTCGTCGCATTGTTGCTGCTGGCCGTGCTGCCCGGCGTAGTCGAGGAGTTTCTGTTCCGCGGGCTGGTGTTGCGCGCGTTGCTGCCGCGGTTTGGTCCCGGCGGGGCGATTGTGTTCACGGCGGTTGCGTTCGGGCTGCTGCATCTTGATCCCTACCGTCTGTTGTCCACCACGTTTCTCGGATTGCTATTGGGCTACATGGCGTGGTCAACGGGTTCGTTGTTTCCCGCGATGCTTGCGCATTTCGCGAACAACGCGCTCTCCTTTGTGGTGCAGAAGTACGGGGACGCCGCGCCGTTTCTGGGTCCGCTGGACGAGGGGTTGACGGTGTGGCTGCCGTGGTACCTGCTCTTGGCGGCGCTGGCGGGTCTGGTGGTCGGTCTGCTCTGGTTGAAGTCGATTCGGGAGCGGAGTGTGCGGCCAATTTGA
- a CDS encoding T9SS type A sorting domain-containing protein — translation MPLAAPAQWRSDPAAHIFYEWPAGVNLDFCTDGLGGAFFTFAIGPGDYYVGHINADGYQTMSTFGLYEHLQEFEPFPHWNWSVKLVPSLPGTVIAIGDRENGDFTYDGIAVVKYDTVGVAGFGRIMVTDTTLHFDGAERVSDQQGGVHLTGRSGDLQDYFYNHLSNSGIWRYNWPGYHISHRGGGHPVQDGYGSAIVEWMGPSEWPDPPGGAIWQHMDVGGNALWAPEGRRVRQVGYYSGIAFLLEPGRLFSLADSLYGDINGQRGYRLFLNDTSGADLWPEYGVRLGQDDSSQIGGEQFVPDGQGGFLFNRIIVPYEAYQVERYNRDAQLIAVSAGSLYDWIHLGDGIGGGYGHSYETSGGGTSIVIRRYTPELELAWSEPTTALVSDSPLSMPRYLVTADHRLIGVASFDLGFEFYNVNPDGSLGPRLAVGREAPALVESMQLVAYPNPFNSTISIALRRDRRDPVNIVIYDVLGRIITVSPLLTGNDLRWSWDARHEATGNYYVTFRSNIEPVIAPTTRRILLVR, via the coding sequence ATGCCTCTGGCTGCACCGGCACAGTGGAGGAGCGATCCGGCGGCGCATATCTTCTACGAATGGCCCGCCGGGGTTAACTTGGACTTCTGCACGGACGGCTTGGGTGGAGCTTTCTTCACCTTCGCGATCGGACCGGGCGATTACTATGTCGGCCATATCAACGCCGACGGCTACCAGACCATGTCCACGTTCGGTCTGTACGAGCACCTGCAGGAGTTCGAGCCGTTTCCGCACTGGAACTGGTCGGTGAAGCTGGTGCCGTCGCTCCCTGGGACCGTGATCGCCATCGGCGACCGCGAGAACGGAGATTTCACTTACGACGGCATTGCGGTGGTTAAGTACGATACTGTCGGAGTCGCCGGGTTTGGCAGAATCATGGTGACGGACACGACGCTCCACTTTGACGGTGCGGAGCGGGTTTCCGATCAGCAGGGAGGCGTTCATTTGACGGGCCGTTCAGGGGACTTGCAGGACTACTTCTACAACCACCTAAGCAACTCGGGAATCTGGCGCTACAACTGGCCCGGATATCACATCTCGCATCGGGGCGGCGGCCATCCCGTTCAAGACGGGTACGGAAGTGCAATAGTCGAGTGGATGGGTCCGTCCGAGTGGCCAGACCCTCCAGGCGGAGCGATTTGGCAACACATGGATGTGGGTGGGAATGCCCTTTGGGCACCGGAGGGGCGACGGGTTCGTCAAGTTGGTTACTACAGCGGCATAGCTTTCCTCCTCGAACCCGGACGGTTGTTCTCTCTCGCTGACAGCCTTTACGGCGACATCAACGGCCAGCGCGGCTATCGCCTTTTTCTCAACGACACCAGCGGAGCAGATCTGTGGCCGGAGTATGGCGTGCGCCTCGGGCAAGATGACAGCAGTCAGATTGGCGGCGAACAGTTCGTGCCGGACGGGCAGGGCGGATTCTTGTTTAACAGAATTATCGTGCCCTACGAAGCTTACCAGGTCGAGCGCTACAATCGTGACGCTCAACTTATCGCCGTCAGTGCTGGGTCACTGTATGATTGGATCCACCTCGGCGATGGCATTGGTGGCGGATATGGTCACTCGTATGAGACGTCTGGGGGGGGCACGAGTATCGTGATCCGGCGCTACACACCGGAACTGGAACTCGCTTGGTCCGAGCCGACGACAGCACTTGTCTCGGATTCGCCGCTAAGTATGCCACGGTACCTTGTCACTGCCGACCACCGATTAATCGGTGTGGCAAGCTTTGATCTCGGCTTTGAATTTTATAACGTGAATCCCGATGGCAGTCTTGGACCACGATTAGCTGTCGGCCGTGAAGCTCCAGCCTTGGTGGAATCGATGCAACTCGTCGCTTATCCGAATCCGTTCAACAGCACGATCTCCATTGCCCTAAGGCGTGACCGCAGAGACCCCGTGAACATTGTCATCTACGATGTTCTGGGGCGAATCATCACCGTCAGTCCACTGCTAACCGGCAATGACCTTCGCTGGTCCTGGGATGCGCGGCACGAAGCCACTGGCAACTACTACGTCACCTTTCGATCGAATATAGAACCCGTAATTGCACCTACCACTCGGCGAATCCTGCTGGTGCGTTAG
- a CDS encoding site-specific DNA-methyltransferase: protein MNTLYYGDNLDVLRRYVKDETVDLIYLDPPFKSNQDYNVLFKEESGERAAAQILAFEDTWHWDSAASAAYEEMVTKGGKVSQVMQAFYTFLGGNDMMAYLAMMAPRLVELRRVLKSTGSIYLHCDPTASHYLKLLMDAVFGPVNFRNEISWKRQTAHSDAKTKFCDVCDSILFFAKSPNARFFPQYGPHDPVYVKNFYRHDDDDGRGLYQLADMASPNPRPNMMYEWKGFHWPDKGWRYEKDTMKKLDGEGRIWYPRNSGGKSVHTRRPRLKRYLVEQEGSIVTNVWTDIIPLHHVSAERLGYPTQKPEALLERIIKASSNEGDVVLDPFCGCGTAVAVAQKLNRQWIGIDITHLAITLIKKRLKDQFDAQANATPPAPPKQSFGGEKTSGLPPKSSNLGGIEGGLIRDHSQPPLPPQMKTFGGEKTLNFSVIGEPVSLEDAQTLAEQDKYQFQWWALGLVDARPVEQKKGADQGIDGQRYFIDGKDRHTEQVIFSVKGGHVTASQIRDLVGVVTRTKAAVGVLLTMEPPTKPMRKEAADAGFYHSDWLDTKHPKIQILTIEELLSGKQIDLPRTAFMPASDATFKKAPKTRQKGKGNEEMDL from the coding sequence ATGAACACTCTTTACTACGGCGATAATCTCGATGTGTTGCGGCGGTATGTGAAGGACGAGACCGTCGATCTCATCTACCTCGATCCGCCGTTCAAGAGCAATCAGGATTACAATGTGCTGTTCAAGGAGGAATCCGGCGAACGCGCGGCGGCGCAGATTCTCGCGTTTGAGGACACGTGGCACTGGGATTCGGCGGCCAGCGCGGCATACGAGGAGATGGTGACGAAGGGCGGCAAGGTCTCGCAGGTCATGCAGGCGTTCTACACCTTCCTCGGCGGCAACGACATGATGGCCTACCTCGCGATGATGGCCCCGCGCTTGGTCGAGCTGCGGCGCGTGCTCAAGTCCACGGGTTCAATCTATCTGCACTGCGACCCGACCGCGAGCCATTACCTCAAGCTGTTGATGGATGCGGTGTTTGGGCCTGTGAACTTTAGAAACGAGATTAGTTGGAAGCGACAAACGGCGCACAGTGATGCCAAGACCAAGTTCTGTGACGTGTGCGATTCAATTCTGTTTTTTGCCAAGTCACCTAATGCGCGGTTCTTCCCGCAATATGGTCCTCACGACCCCGTGTACGTAAAGAACTTCTATCGACACGATGATGATGATGGGCGTGGGTTGTACCAATTAGCAGATATGGCAAGTCCGAACCCACGGCCCAACATGATGTATGAGTGGAAAGGGTTCCATTGGCCTGACAAGGGGTGGCGGTACGAAAAGGATACCATGAAGAAATTGGACGGTGAAGGAAGAATCTGGTATCCGAGGAACTCAGGAGGGAAGTCTGTTCACACCCGTCGTCCGCGCCTGAAGCGCTATCTTGTTGAGCAAGAAGGTTCAATTGTAACCAATGTCTGGACCGATATCATTCCCCTTCACCACGTGAGCGCAGAGCGTCTCGGCTACCCCACGCAAAAGCCCGAAGCGCTCTTAGAACGTATCATCAAAGCGAGCAGCAACGAGGGCGATGTGGTGCTCGATCCGTTCTGTGGTTGCGGCACCGCCGTCGCCGTGGCGCAGAAACTCAACCGGCAGTGGATCGGAATCGACATCACGCACCTCGCGATCACGCTGATTAAGAAACGGCTGAAGGATCAGTTTGATGCGCAGGCAAATGCAACCCCCCCCGCCCCCCCAAAACAAAGTTTTGGGGGGGAGAAGACGTCGGGCCTTCCCCCCAAATCTTCAAATTTGGGGGGAATTGAAGGGGGGTTAATTCGGGACCACTCGCAACCCCCCCTGCCCCCCCAAATGAAGACATTTGGGGGGGAGAAGACGTTGAATTTCAGCGTCATCGGCGAGCCCGTCTCTCTGGAAGACGCGCAAACGCTGGCCGAGCAGGACAAATACCAATTTCAATGGTGGGCACTGGGGCTCGTGGATGCGCGGCCCGTCGAGCAGAAGAAGGGCGCGGATCAAGGCATCGATGGCCAACGCTATTTCATCGACGGCAAAGACCGCCACACCGAACAGGTGATTTTCAGCGTGAAGGGCGGACATGTGACCGCTTCGCAGATTCGCGATCTGGTCGGCGTGGTCACGCGCACGAAAGCCGCGGTGGGTGTGCTGCTCACGATGGAACCGCCCACCAAACCGATGCGCAAGGAAGCCGCCGACGCGGGCTTCTATCACAGCGATTGGCTGGACACCAAACATCCGAAGATTCAGATTCTCACGATCGAAGAGCTGCTCAGCGGCAAGCAAATCGATCTCCCGCGCACGGCCTTCATGCCCGCCAGCGATGCGACGTTCAAGAAAGCCCCGAAGACAAGGCAGAAAGGCAAGGGGAATGAGGAGATGGATCTGTAG
- a CDS encoding D-2-hydroxyacid dehydrogenase, which translates to MSENMKKEAITIVSFSTQNPDRQSELRAGVARLLGARPHQLLFPRDDAEAVLALAAAEIMLTWKFPPELFAAAPRLRWLHLSGAGTEHVLTPEVVASEIIVTNSRGVHGAFMAEWTLAALFYLSQRFSEIEQWRHDRDWKGHKDQVQRSRFLLRGRRALVLGYGEVGKSVAALLHAVGLECEAVATTARQAAIPVHAPDSLPSLLPRCDVVVVALPLTERTRGLIDGGFLSCIRPGSLLVNIARGRIVDEPALIAALNSGNLGYAALDVFDTEPLPPESPLFNLANAFLAPHVSGNFPSYSQDVNALFLANLRAYIAGEPLQFVVDKQRGY; encoded by the coding sequence ATGAGTGAGAATATGAAGAAGGAGGCGATAACCATCGTCTCCTTTTCTACACAGAATCCGGATCGTCAGTCCGAGCTCAGGGCCGGGGTCGCCCGGCTGCTTGGCGCGCGGCCGCATCAGCTGCTGTTTCCCCGGGACGATGCGGAGGCGGTGCTTGCGCTGGCCGCCGCCGAAATCATGTTGACGTGGAAGTTTCCGCCGGAGCTGTTCGCAGCCGCGCCGCGGCTCCGTTGGCTGCATCTGAGCGGTGCGGGGACGGAACACGTGTTAACGCCAGAGGTTGTCGCCAGTGAGATCATCGTGACCAACTCACGAGGCGTGCATGGCGCGTTCATGGCCGAATGGACACTCGCCGCGCTATTCTACTTGAGTCAACGGTTTTCCGAGATCGAGCAGTGGCGACACGACCGCGACTGGAAGGGGCACAAGGATCAGGTTCAGCGATCGCGCTTTCTGCTGCGCGGTCGTCGCGCGTTGGTCCTGGGCTATGGCGAGGTCGGAAAATCGGTGGCCGCGCTGCTGCACGCGGTGGGGCTGGAGTGCGAGGCGGTCGCGACCACCGCGCGGCAGGCCGCCATCCCGGTGCACGCTCCGGATTCGCTGCCGTCGCTTCTGCCGCGTTGCGACGTTGTCGTCGTCGCGCTGCCGCTGACGGAACGGACTCGCGGGCTGATCGACGGCGGGTTTCTGTCGTGCATACGGCCCGGCTCGCTGCTGGTGAATATCGCGCGCGGGAGGATCGTTGACGAGCCTGCTCTGATCGCGGCCTTGAATTCCGGCAACTTGGGTTACGCCGCGCTCGATGTATTTGATACCGAGCCGCTTCCGCCGGAGTCCCCGCTCTTCAATCTGGCCAATGCCTTCCTCGCGCCACACGTGTCCGGGAACTTCCCGAGTTACTCGCAGGACGTGAACGCGCTGTTTCTCGCCAATCTCCGTGCGTACATCGCGGGCGAGCCGCTGCAATTCGTGGTGGACAAACAGCGCGGTTACTGA
- a CDS encoding AMP-binding protein has translation MISALPATETIAALLNHAAQEWPDRPFLRVRTGETVTDRTFAQVRAAVAALALELRRLGIQPGDGVALGSENSIEWVVAYLAITCSRAVAIPLDSQAAPGEILHVLERSSAKLLLHSRKFADALATAGRPVPCATRLLTPLELDSPTGAGGDDVLAAAPEDLAVILFTSGTTGFAKGVMLTHRNLVSDAVGSAARLTIFASDNLLLLLPLHHTYSSTVNILVTLRGGAHATLATSYKSRDIVDDIRIGHVTILPGVPQIYENLMLAIQRSVSAAPLLKRSAVSLFGSIARMGSYVGLSFGKPLFASLRAKAGLSGIRLFASGGASLRPEVNRYFRELGFDLIQGYGLTETSPVLTFNSPAANRIGSVGRAIQGVELRIDRADANGIGEICARGPMIMRGYFDDPESTANVLRDGWLHTGDAGRLDRRGYLYITGRLKNIIVTSGGKNIYPEEIESRLDQSPYVLESLVFGVERQKGGGEELRALIVPDLASITALRESGTDVDIAAEMKKTVDDYNATVPVYRQIRRWQIHDTEFEKTALRKIRRFKYTSLE, from the coding sequence TTGATTTCCGCACTGCCAGCCACCGAGACCATTGCCGCGCTGTTGAACCACGCTGCGCAGGAATGGCCCGATCGTCCGTTCCTGCGGGTTCGCACCGGCGAGACGGTTACGGATCGTACGTTTGCGCAGGTTCGTGCCGCCGTCGCCGCGCTTGCCCTCGAGCTGCGCCGGCTTGGTATTCAACCGGGTGACGGCGTCGCACTCGGTTCCGAGAACAGCATCGAGTGGGTGGTTGCCTATCTGGCGATTACGTGCAGCCGCGCCGTGGCGATTCCACTCGACTCACAGGCCGCACCGGGGGAGATTCTGCACGTGTTGGAGCGGTCTTCCGCGAAGCTGCTGCTGCACTCCCGGAAATTCGCGGACGCGCTGGCAACTGCCGGGCGGCCCGTGCCGTGCGCGACGCGGCTGTTAACGCCGCTGGAGCTCGACTCGCCGACAGGCGCCGGGGGTGACGACGTGCTCGCCGCGGCTCCCGAGGACTTGGCGGTCATCCTCTTTACCTCCGGGACCACGGGCTTCGCGAAAGGTGTGATGTTGACGCATCGCAATTTGGTCAGCGACGCGGTCGGTTCGGCGGCGCGGCTGACGATCTTCGCGAGCGACAATCTACTGCTGTTGCTGCCGCTGCATCACACCTATTCGAGCACGGTCAACATCCTCGTCACGCTGCGCGGGGGCGCGCACGCCACGCTCGCGACCAGCTATAAGTCGCGCGACATCGTGGATGACATCCGGATCGGTCACGTCACGATTCTGCCCGGAGTGCCGCAGATTTACGAGAACCTCATGCTCGCGATTCAGCGATCAGTCAGCGCAGCCCCGCTCCTGAAGCGTAGCGCCGTCAGCCTGTTCGGCTCCATCGCGAGGATGGGATCGTATGTCGGTTTGAGTTTCGGCAAGCCGCTGTTCGCTTCCCTGCGCGCCAAAGCGGGGCTGTCCGGGATTCGCCTTTTTGCGTCCGGCGGCGCCTCGCTGCGGCCGGAGGTGAATCGTTACTTTCGGGAGCTCGGTTTTGATCTGATTCAGGGGTACGGATTGACGGAGACCTCGCCGGTCTTAACGTTCAATTCGCCCGCGGCCAACCGGATCGGTTCCGTCGGTCGCGCGATTCAAGGCGTGGAGCTGCGCATCGACCGTGCCGATGCGAACGGAATCGGCGAGATCTGCGCGCGCGGGCCGATGATCATGCGCGGCTATTTCGACGATCCGGAATCGACGGCCAACGTGCTACGCGACGGTTGGCTGCACACCGGAGACGCGGGCCGGCTGGACCGCCGCGGCTACCTGTACATCACGGGTCGCCTGAAGAACATCATCGTCACGTCGGGCGGTAAGAATATCTACCCCGAAGAGATCGAGTCCCGGCTCGATCAGTCGCCGTATGTTCTCGAATCGTTGGTCTTCGGCGTTGAGCGGCAGAAGGGTGGCGGCGAGGAATTGCGTGCGCTGATCGTCCCCGACCTCGCCTCGATCACAGCGCTTCGCGAGAGCGGTACGGACGTGGATATCGCGGCTGAAATGAAAAAGACCGTGGACGATTATAACGCCACGGTCCCGGTCTATCGTCAGATTCGCCGCTGGCAGATTCACGATACGGAGTTCGAGAAAACCGCGCTGCGCAAGATCCGCCGCTTCAAATACACATCGCTGGAGTGA
- a CDS encoding S8 family peptidase, which yields MIRLLLLLSLLGVVSAPARTALSEPVRARVWVFFVDKQLDGALRGRAIDACERSLTPKARERRIRNHVPLADACDLPVCADYLRQVEAQGVRLRHVSKWLNAVSCEATPVQISQLMQLPFVDRVEAFRLRPEAHPLESERQQRQPLDVPNYGFSDWQNMLCGVPEMHGRGLTGQGVLMCFLDTGCMLAHESLQDLNVVATRDFVFNDANVGDEPGLDTAGQQNHGTATLSTAVGFRDSLLVGPAYGASVMIAKTEWIADEIRSEEDNYVAALEWADSMGADLTSSSLGYILWYENDDLDGRTAVTSQAAVIAARHGILVVTSAGNNRAREWFYVGTPADADSILAVGAVDSFGVLAAFSSGGPTADGRTKPDVCAMGLDVFCASAEAVDRYFFISGTSLSAPIAAGVAALIFEAHPDWTAQQVREAMKATASNATTPDNELGWGIVNGPAALDYNVAADRPPAMTPHSPALLTAYPNPVNGEVTVQLTLQRATSGTLAIYDLLGRRIFETQRRDWPPGVRRERIDAGTLTSGALFARFSSTDGDVVTRIVVLK from the coding sequence ATGATCCGGCTCCTGTTACTGCTCAGCCTCCTCGGTGTCGTGTCCGCTCCGGCGCGCACCGCCTTAAGCGAACCGGTGCGAGCGCGAGTTTGGGTGTTTTTCGTCGATAAACAACTTGACGGTGCGTTGCGCGGGCGCGCCATCGACGCTTGTGAGCGGAGTCTCACGCCGAAAGCGCGCGAACGACGCATTCGCAATCACGTGCCGCTCGCGGACGCCTGCGATCTGCCCGTGTGCGCGGATTACCTGCGGCAGGTCGAAGCTCAAGGAGTCCGGCTCAGACATGTCAGCAAATGGCTGAACGCGGTGAGCTGCGAAGCGACTCCGGTGCAGATTTCACAGCTGATGCAACTTCCGTTCGTCGATCGCGTGGAGGCTTTTCGCTTGCGGCCTGAGGCACACCCGCTGGAATCCGAGCGGCAACAGCGGCAGCCGCTGGATGTGCCGAATTATGGCTTCTCCGATTGGCAAAACATGCTCTGCGGTGTCCCCGAAATGCACGGACGCGGGTTGACAGGCCAGGGTGTACTCATGTGCTTCCTCGATACCGGATGCATGCTCGCGCATGAGTCACTGCAGGACTTGAATGTTGTCGCCACGCGTGATTTTGTTTTCAACGATGCAAATGTCGGCGACGAACCCGGTCTCGATACCGCCGGACAACAGAACCACGGCACCGCGACGCTCAGCACGGCCGTGGGATTTCGTGACAGCCTGCTGGTGGGTCCGGCCTACGGGGCGAGTGTGATGATCGCAAAGACGGAGTGGATCGCCGACGAGATTCGATCGGAGGAGGACAACTACGTGGCCGCGCTCGAGTGGGCGGACAGCATGGGCGCGGACTTGACATCATCAAGTCTCGGCTACATTCTCTGGTACGAGAACGACGACCTGGACGGCCGCACCGCCGTGACCTCGCAGGCCGCCGTGATCGCCGCACGCCACGGCATTCTGGTCGTCACCTCCGCCGGAAACAACCGGGCACGCGAATGGTTCTACGTGGGGACGCCCGCCGATGCCGACTCGATTCTGGCCGTGGGCGCGGTGGATAGCTTCGGCGTGCTGGCGGCGTTTTCATCCGGCGGGCCGACCGCCGATGGACGCACCAAGCCTGACGTCTGCGCGATGGGACTGGATGTGTTTTGTGCCTCGGCGGAAGCCGTGGATCGCTACTTCTTCATCAGCGGCACGTCGCTCTCCGCGCCGATTGCGGCCGGAGTGGCGGCGCTGATCTTTGAGGCGCATCCCGATTGGACGGCGCAGCAAGTACGCGAGGCAATGAAAGCCACGGCATCCAATGCCACGACCCCGGACAATGAACTCGGCTGGGGAATTGTGAACGGTCCGGCGGCTCTCGACTACAATGTCGCCGCGGATCGCCCACCGGCCATGACGCCGCACTCCCCCGCTCTGCTTACCGCCTATCCGAACCCGGTTAATGGCGAGGTCACGGTTCAGCTCACCCTGCAACGCGCGACGAGTGGGACGTTGGCGATCTATGATCTGCTCGGCAGACGTATATTCGAGACGCAAAGGAGAGACTGGCCGCCGGGAGTTCGGCGCGAGCGCATCGACGCCGGCACGCTGACGAGTGGGGCGCTGTTCGCACGCTTCAGCTCAACCGACGGAGACGTCGTGACGCGGATTGTGGTGCTGAAATAG
- a CDS encoding MFS transporter gives MTTGHIRRVPEGLWPLWGAGFISAVGESLYQVAIMWMILDLTGSPTATGLIGLSQYLPAVFFGPLAGTLVDRWNRKRVMIVADFARAILVAAIPVLFYAGEITGLRLGMLAFASNLFTTAFVPARDSIVPSVVRAGELTRAGSLLQASFGFAYFTGPMLVALILSVAETPDLFYVNSLTYLVSMACLFALKPRPPGRPAIAHATPWESLRAGFAYAKAHRLVGGLLLITAVDNVFIMGPALVGTPIYVKQHLQRGPEAYAAIQGAFALGMIVGSLLVQRVAAKFPRGRILLWALMFDGITFAPFAFTDNLYVVLGLWFFHSIGVPFILVPRTTLIQTEVPAHYQGRVFSLVYLTVVGLSAVSSALTGILAEVVPIAQLYAIIGVSATVVGALGWKVRELRGAS, from the coding sequence ATGACCACTGGGCACATACGGCGAGTACCGGAAGGATTGTGGCCGCTGTGGGGAGCAGGCTTCATTTCTGCCGTCGGCGAGTCGCTCTATCAAGTCGCGATCATGTGGATGATTCTCGACCTGACCGGGTCGCCGACCGCCACCGGACTGATCGGGCTTTCGCAATATCTGCCGGCGGTGTTCTTCGGACCGTTGGCGGGAACGCTCGTGGATCGCTGGAATCGAAAGCGCGTGATGATCGTCGCCGATTTCGCGCGGGCGATCCTCGTCGCCGCGATCCCCGTGCTCTTTTACGCCGGTGAAATCACGGGCCTCCGGCTCGGGATGCTCGCCTTCGCGTCCAACCTGTTCACGACCGCGTTCGTACCGGCCCGCGATTCGATCGTGCCGTCGGTCGTACGGGCCGGCGAACTCACGCGCGCGGGCTCATTGCTGCAGGCATCGTTCGGCTTCGCCTACTTCACCGGACCCATGCTGGTCGCGCTGATCCTGAGTGTAGCGGAGACACCGGACTTGTTCTATGTGAACTCGCTGACCTACCTCGTGTCGATGGCCTGCTTGTTCGCGCTCAAACCCCGCCCGCCGGGGCGGCCCGCCATCGCACACGCCACACCGTGGGAATCGCTGCGCGCCGGATTCGCCTATGCGAAAGCGCACCGACTGGTCGGCGGCCTACTGCTCATCACCGCGGTGGACAACGTGTTCATCATGGGTCCGGCGCTGGTCGGGACGCCGATCTATGTCAAGCAGCACTTGCAGCGCGGACCCGAAGCCTACGCCGCGATTCAAGGAGCATTCGCGCTCGGGATGATTGTTGGGAGTCTGCTCGTGCAGCGCGTCGCCGCGAAATTTCCGCGCGGACGAATTCTGCTCTGGGCGTTGATGTTCGACGGTATCACCTTCGCGCCGTTCGCCTTCACCGACAACTTGTACGTCGTGCTCGGCCTGTGGTTTTTCCACTCCATCGGCGTGCCGTTCATTCTCGTGCCGCGAACGACGCTGATCCAAACCGAGGTTCCGGCGCACTATCAGGGCCGGGTCTTCAGCCTGGTCTATCTGACGGTCGTGGGGCTGTCGGCGGTCAGCAGTGCGCTCACCGGAATCCTGGCCGAAGTCGTGCCCATCGCGCAGCTCTATGCGATCATAGGGGTCAGCGCGACCGTCGTCGGCGCTCTGGGCTGGAAGGTCCGGGAGCTCCGGGGCGCGAGCTGA